One stretch of Methylopila sp. 73B DNA includes these proteins:
- the cydC gene encoding thiol reductant ABC exporter subunit CydC, with protein sequence MIALLSFRRLFAAHSGRFVAALALSLATLVAGVALLGLSGWFLTAAFLTSAAASFNLFGPSAAVRGLSMLRIASRYGEKFVGHDATLKVLADIRGWTFRALGRGGLDLGRSLRRGDAVARLTADVDALDSVFIVAAGPLLTGALIGMMLTALLGVLLPGAAPVYGLAMAAALVGAPLLLILGTRRLGADAVRLSADLRIATLDTLEGHADLVAFGATETARARSAAIADALARVRRRLAARAGLAAAAVAICAGVGALGVLLAGVDAHAAGELGGPLVVGLVLAALGGFEATAVVVRAIGKFGAAAAAAERLKAIDDAVAPVAEALRPLPLPRGGGFAFDHVTYGYDPDRPVLRDLSLAVSAGERVAVAGPSGAGKSTLASLLLRLADPQAGRISVAGRDLRDVAAGDLRRRVALLEQQAPVFGGSVRENLRIGDPFADDVALWAALRKARLDDVIAALPGGLEAELGEAGAKLSAGQARRLCLARTLLSPAEILVLDEPTSGLDRATELAFLRDLGPATEGRTVLLITHAALPEGVADRTLRLVDGRAIEAGA encoded by the coding sequence ATGATCGCCCTGCTCTCGTTCCGCCGCCTGTTCGCGGCCCACAGCGGCCGCTTCGTCGCGGCGCTCGCGTTGTCGCTCGCGACGCTCGTCGCCGGCGTCGCGCTGCTCGGGCTGTCGGGGTGGTTCCTGACCGCCGCGTTCCTGACGAGCGCCGCCGCGAGCTTCAACCTGTTCGGCCCCTCGGCGGCGGTGCGCGGGCTGTCGATGCTGCGCATCGCCTCCCGCTACGGCGAGAAGTTCGTGGGGCACGACGCGACGCTGAAGGTCCTGGCCGACATCCGCGGCTGGACCTTTCGCGCGCTTGGACGCGGCGGGCTGGACCTCGGCCGCTCGCTTCGCCGCGGCGACGCGGTCGCGCGGCTCACCGCCGACGTCGACGCGCTGGACAGCGTCTTCATCGTGGCGGCCGGACCGCTCCTAACCGGCGCTCTTATCGGGATGATGCTGACGGCGCTGCTGGGCGTCCTGCTGCCGGGCGCAGCCCCGGTCTATGGGCTCGCCATGGCCGCCGCGCTCGTCGGCGCGCCCCTGCTGCTGATCCTGGGCACGCGTCGGCTCGGCGCGGACGCCGTGCGGCTGTCGGCGGACCTGCGGATCGCGACCCTCGACACGCTCGAAGGCCACGCCGACCTCGTCGCCTTCGGCGCGACGGAGACGGCGCGGGCTCGTTCCGCCGCGATCGCCGACGCGCTGGCGCGCGTGCGCCGGCGGCTGGCGGCGCGGGCGGGGCTGGCCGCCGCCGCGGTCGCGATCTGCGCGGGCGTCGGCGCGCTCGGCGTGCTGCTCGCAGGCGTCGACGCGCACGCTGCAGGAGAGCTGGGCGGTCCGCTCGTGGTCGGCCTCGTGCTGGCGGCGCTCGGCGGTTTCGAGGCGACGGCCGTCGTCGTCCGCGCGATCGGCAAGTTCGGCGCGGCCGCGGCGGCGGCGGAACGGCTGAAGGCGATCGACGACGCCGTCGCGCCGGTGGCGGAAGCGCTCCGTCCGCTGCCGCTGCCGCGCGGCGGCGGCTTCGCCTTCGACCACGTGACCTACGGCTATGATCCCGACCGTCCCGTCCTGCGCGACCTCTCCCTTGCAGTTTCGGCCGGCGAACGGGTTGCGGTCGCAGGGCCGAGCGGCGCGGGAAAATCCACGCTCGCCTCCCTGCTGCTGCGTCTGGCCGATCCTCAGGCGGGCCGCATCAGCGTCGCCGGCCGCGACCTCCGCGACGTGGCCGCCGGCGATCTCCGCCGGCGCGTGGCGCTGCTCGAACAGCAGGCGCCGGTCTTCGGCGGCTCCGTGCGCGAGAATTTGCGGATCGGCGACCCCTTCGCGGACGACGTCGCGCTGTGGGCCGCGCTGCGCAAGGCGAGGCTGGACGACGTGATCGCCGCGCTGCCCGGCGGCCTCGAGGCCGAGCTCGGCGAAGCGGGCGCGAAGCTGTCGGCTGGCCAGGCGCGCCGCCTTTGCCTCGCCCGCACGCTGCTGTCTCCGGCGGAGATCCTCGTGCTGGACGAGCCGACCAGCGGCCTCGACCGCGCGACCGAACTCGCCTTCCTCCGGGACCTTGGCCCGGCGACGGAGGGGCGCACCGTGCTGCTGATCACCCACGCCGCGCTGCCCGAAGGCGTCGCCGACCGGACGCTGCGGCTCGTCGACGGCCGGGCGATCGAAGCCGGGGCCTGA
- a CDS encoding response regulator: MPASRGPVLVVDDDDAVRRSLRFALELEGLDVRLYVDGPALLDDERNLPATGCLVVDQFMPGMEGVELMTRLRLRHVRLPAIMITAKASDGLRARAHAAGFSLVLEKPVHDDALVAGIRGALSAP, from the coding sequence ATGCCCGCCTCCCGAGGCCCAGTGCTCGTCGTCGACGACGACGACGCGGTTCGCCGCTCGCTGCGCTTTGCGCTCGAGCTCGAGGGCCTCGACGTCCGGCTCTACGTCGACGGCCCGGCGCTGCTCGACGACGAGCGCAACCTGCCGGCGACCGGCTGTCTCGTCGTCGATCAGTTCATGCCGGGCATGGAGGGCGTCGAGCTGATGACGCGCCTGCGCCTGCGCCACGTGCGCCTTCCGGCGATCATGATCACGGCGAAGGCGAGCGACGGCCTTCGAGCCCGCGCGCACGCCGCCGGATTCAGCCTCGTGCTCGAAAAGCCTGTGCACGACGACGCCCTCGTCGCCGGCATCCGTGGCGCGCTGTCCGCTCCCTAA
- the fixJ gene encoding response regulator FixJ — protein sequence MPSDAVVHVVDDDLAVRKSLAFLFASDGLPVRLHESASAFLDGLDAIQPGCVLTDVRMPGLDGIELLRRLKARGLRCPVIVMTGHADVPLAVEAMKEGAVDFIEKPFNDHLLLAAVRGALARRAAASETDARTAAIRERLDSLTEREAQVLEGLVAGKANKVIAYDLGISARTVEIYRAHVMTKMQAGSLSELVRLSLAVERVAR from the coding sequence ATGCCCAGTGACGCGGTCGTGCACGTCGTGGACGACGACCTCGCGGTGCGGAAGTCGCTCGCCTTCCTGTTCGCCTCCGACGGGTTGCCGGTCCGCCTGCACGAGTCCGCCTCGGCCTTCCTCGACGGGCTCGACGCCATCCAGCCGGGCTGCGTGCTGACCGACGTGCGCATGCCGGGCCTCGACGGCATCGAGCTTTTACGCCGGCTGAAGGCGCGTGGTCTCCGGTGTCCCGTCATCGTCATGACCGGCCACGCCGACGTGCCGCTCGCGGTCGAGGCCATGAAGGAAGGCGCGGTCGACTTCATCGAAAAGCCGTTCAACGACCATCTCCTGCTCGCCGCCGTGCGCGGGGCGCTCGCGCGCCGCGCCGCCGCAAGCGAGACCGACGCCCGGACGGCCGCGATCCGCGAACGCCTGGACAGCCTGACCGAACGGGAGGCGCAGGTGCTGGAGGGCCTCGTCGCCGGCAAGGCGAACAAGGTGATCGCCTACGACCTCGGCATCAGCGCCCGCACCGTCGAGATCTACCGCGCCCACGTGATGACGAAGATGCAGGCCGGGAGCCTGTCGGAGCTTGTGCGTCTGTCGCTTGCGGTGGAGCGGGTCGCCCGTTGA
- a CDS encoding helix-turn-helix domain-containing protein yields the protein MLASHAPAQPIAPAVALAHIGELQAHRAAAPVRAFAKDEEIFAEGEPATRFYKVVTGAVRTYKLLSDGRRQIDAFHLPGEIFGVEAGEEHRFTAEALGEATVVAYRAYGLDALAAGDSDLARQVVSAMLNALERAQDHMLLLGRKCALEKVATFLLGLSRRLPHPGAVDLPMARIDIADHLGLTIETVSRTLTELERRGVIELPAHRRSIVLRDKAALRRLDA from the coding sequence ATGCTCGCTTCTCACGCTCCAGCCCAGCCCATCGCGCCGGCCGTCGCGCTCGCCCATATCGGCGAGCTTCAGGCTCATCGCGCCGCCGCTCCGGTCCGGGCCTTCGCCAAGGACGAGGAGATCTTCGCGGAAGGCGAGCCGGCGACCCGCTTCTATAAGGTCGTCACCGGCGCGGTGCGCACCTACAAGCTGCTCAGCGATGGTCGCCGCCAGATCGACGCCTTCCATCTCCCTGGCGAAATCTTCGGCGTCGAGGCCGGCGAGGAGCACCGCTTCACCGCGGAGGCGCTTGGAGAGGCGACGGTCGTCGCCTACCGCGCCTACGGGCTCGACGCGCTCGCCGCAGGCGACAGCGATCTCGCCCGGCAGGTGGTGTCCGCCATGCTGAACGCGCTGGAGCGCGCGCAGGACCACATGCTGCTGCTCGGGCGGAAATGCGCGCTGGAAAAAGTCGCGACGTTCCTGCTGGGCCTCTCCCGTCGGCTGCCGCATCCCGGCGCGGTCGACCTGCCGATGGCCCGCATCGACATCGCCGACCATCTCGGCCTCACGATCGAGACCGTCTCGCGCACGCTGACCGAACTGGAGCGCCGCGGGGTGATCGAACTTCCCGCCCATCGCCGATCGATCGTCCTGCGCGACAAGGCCGCCCTGCGCCGGCTCGACGCCTGA
- the cydD gene encoding thiol reductant ABC exporter subunit CydD — MTHDASATSARAAARAAARQLSRLSRGAFLPLALAAGAPLAGGLLLIAQAILLARTLEQAIVAGAPFAALAPAALAVAGLILARAALGLLGECAAAAAAETVKRRLRDALTRRLLAGDAVGAAERRSGALASALVDQVEALDGFVARFLPAAVQAALLPLAFAAAVFAYDVTVGLLFLVTAPLIPVFMALVGWGAKAASDAQATALARLSGRFADRLRGLTTLRLFGRLEAEAIALETATDELRVRTLRVLRIAFLSSAVLEFFAALGVAGVALYVGLSYLGLVDLRAAPLTLGGGLACLLLAPEVYQPLRLLAAHHHDRAAAIAAVQEIERQFGALATMEPAPPLAAPVVVRRDDAPWAIEASGLTLRTPDGVTLLDRADLHVPAGASITLVGPSGIGKSTLLDALARLRPAEGTIRLGSRALAEIPEARLRAELGYVGQRSRLFHGTIADNIRLGDPLASDDAVRRAADCAAALAFVERLPEGFGTLVGEGGLGLSGGEAQRIALARLYLRDPAAILLDEPTAHLDAATERLVLERLLSFARGRTLLVATHSAVVADAMDGALRIEGGRLAPCGPRQPRASIVKDAAA; from the coding sequence ATGACCCACGACGCCTCCGCGACCTCCGCCCGAGCGGCCGCGCGCGCCGCCGCGCGCCAGCTGTCCCGCTTGAGCCGCGGCGCCTTCCTTCCCCTCGCCCTCGCCGCCGGCGCGCCGCTGGCGGGCGGGCTGCTGCTGATCGCGCAGGCGATCCTGCTCGCGCGCACGCTCGAACAGGCGATCGTCGCCGGCGCGCCGTTCGCCGCGCTCGCGCCGGCCGCGCTCGCCGTCGCCGGCCTCATCCTCGCCCGCGCGGCGCTCGGCCTTCTCGGCGAATGCGCCGCCGCGGCCGCGGCCGAGACCGTGAAGCGCCGGCTGCGGGACGCGCTGACGCGCCGGCTGCTCGCTGGCGACGCCGTCGGCGCGGCGGAGCGCAGGTCCGGCGCGCTCGCGAGCGCGCTGGTGGACCAGGTCGAGGCGCTCGACGGCTTCGTCGCCCGCTTCCTGCCGGCCGCCGTGCAGGCGGCGCTGCTGCCGCTCGCCTTCGCCGCGGCCGTCTTCGCCTACGACGTGACGGTGGGCCTGCTGTTCCTCGTCACGGCGCCGCTGATACCCGTGTTCATGGCGCTCGTGGGCTGGGGCGCGAAAGCCGCGAGCGACGCGCAGGCGACCGCGCTCGCCCGTCTCTCCGGCCGCTTCGCCGACCGGCTGCGCGGGCTGACGACGCTGCGCCTGTTCGGGCGGCTGGAGGCCGAAGCGATCGCGCTGGAGACGGCCACCGACGAGCTGCGCGTCCGAACCCTGCGGGTGCTGCGCATCGCGTTCCTGTCGTCGGCGGTGCTGGAGTTCTTCGCGGCCCTGGGCGTCGCGGGCGTCGCGCTTTACGTGGGCCTCTCCTACCTCGGCCTCGTCGATCTCCGCGCCGCCCCGCTGACGCTGGGCGGCGGCCTCGCCTGTCTTCTGCTGGCGCCCGAGGTCTACCAGCCGCTCCGTCTGCTGGCCGCCCACCACCACGACCGCGCCGCGGCCATCGCCGCCGTGCAGGAGATCGAGCGCCAGTTCGGCGCGCTCGCGACGATGGAGCCCGCGCCGCCGCTCGCCGCCCCGGTGGTCGTCCGCCGGGACGACGCCCCCTGGGCGATCGAGGCGAGCGGCCTGACGCTGCGCACGCCCGACGGCGTCACGCTCCTCGACCGCGCCGACCTGCACGTCCCCGCCGGCGCAAGCATCACGCTCGTCGGTCCCAGCGGAATCGGCAAGTCCACGCTGCTGGACGCGCTCGCACGGCTGCGTCCCGCCGAGGGGACGATCCGGCTGGGAAGCCGGGCGCTGGCGGAGATCCCGGAGGCGCGGCTCCGCGCCGAGCTCGGCTATGTCGGCCAGCGCTCCCGCCTGTTCCACGGCACGATCGCCGACAACATCCGCCTTGGGGATCCGCTGGCGAGCGACGACGCCGTGCGGCGCGCAGCGGACTGCGCCGCCGCGCTCGCCTTCGTGGAGCGGCTGCCGGAGGGGTTCGGGACCCTTGTCGGCGAAGGCGGCCTCGGCCTCTCCGGCGGCGAGGCGCAGCGGATCGCCCTCGCCCGGCTCTATCTGCGCGATCCCGCCGCGATCCTGCTCGACGAACCCACCGCCCATCTCGACGCCGCGACCGAACGGCTCGTGCTGGAGCGGCTTCTCAGCTTCGCACGCGGCCGCACGCTGCTCGTCGCCACCCACTCCGCCGTCGTCGCCGACGCGATGGACGGCGCGCTGCGCATCGAAGGCGGTCGTCTCGCGCCGTGCGGTCCGCGCCAGCCTCGCGCCAGCATCGTCAAGGACGCCGCCGCATGA